One Entelurus aequoreus isolate RoL-2023_Sb linkage group LG09, RoL_Eaeq_v1.1, whole genome shotgun sequence genomic window carries:
- the pprc1 gene encoding peroxisome proliferator-activated receptor gamma coactivator-related protein 1 isoform X1 — translation MAARWGAGEETLTACTMDYFPLDTLCETAELCSGGPLEGFQSCLDLSIFDETPSIETKGLDEDSEAMLLTALTEILDNVDDENLSPFDTLPESELLTAHKGREHSPLRRLLCVPLSPSEKDSFSTRPQSTGKNLPRIPMDSLQRSDGEEEDASSLTLSPGRHGLPLDWEGLALPLPVTFEQESDNGLPVSLGDFVRHMHPYCMALCVENDGGVQMLPEGGILLEVVNQGENGEPILAVPDMGLQGPPPLDKFAGDEDVASDTSEHIVVDDDDVVNVLCKAPVNTQSTCSDKVINTQKKETIARVPSRKKKKKKKQCPPDPVGGRVLRSAAVRNPTEELPQKPKKKRIHKEKKNKITKASVAPVPAAVKPVKISCQSKTQVELNSRETSVTAATFVRPKQETGPTKAGVPESPVTSQQSKEMAQPVSQAPSEHSSPPPLVCPSCPASAFNSPALTVNEPLPPVTPALPEPKPKSLSLAEYRQLRLQKKPVLVEKQGDNSTKWPSLPEPPKQLTPIPCLPDPNPKDLRRSTAQAVRDVVDIKPAWQPRGPCAPPTPEALLVPPAYMVKSANKSVTAVSKQSQESQALSPPQKSLVSTPDLVTPQPHTSKCQSVMQSPDIKTVPKLSDAPFGKISPPTNSEMACSAVVPVPQKTPVIQNAPELVLTTPTSLNDLSTSAKFPAINAKHCSAPSLASKILRPQAAVLKANKSVTTPVEPRTAKSPTQELIESFTSEIGIEAADLTSLLEQFEETQAKEQQSVPEVCGRAAAVGNSSAEFARERTVVERVRANDLSSPAALTPPATPPHQMWKPLAPVALLGKTKVPLSKTSPSKAIQIDARPLPSSRFHSKPTTAAAPVSLDAVCMDHDYCLPSKGNDEPGKRWNVKQQTFITIKPIKPPAAATTVTLEDASQSNTQAPEALGNGVEGSSVLETPEASPAWQQNESTFKESTTRKGHFERSYGCHAASCTPSPTSSTKERGRKRRVRRSPSVSSSLESDSHSSRSRSRSHSPPKKRYRHRRSRGRSSSTSRSSSRSSVSCSPPRRRRYSYSSSHSGSWSRSRSRSQSPERCATWGRNGRLYSPSCRNTYGHRENTEDIKRRKEKAIEERRVVYIGRIRGTMTQRELRERFSYFGKVEDCTLHFRDHGDNYGFVTYYNTKDAFTAIENGSKLRKPDELPFDLCFGGRRQFCKTGYSDLDSNRDYEPLSTKSKAKTLDFDTLLKQAQQSLKR, via the exons ATGGCGGCGCGGTGGGGCGCAGGCGAGGAGACTTTAACCGCTTGCACTATGGATTATTTCCCCCTGGACACACTCTGCGAG ACTGCTGAGTTGTGCTCTGGAGGACCGCTGGAGGGTTTCCAAAGCTGCTTAGACCTTTCCATCTTTGACGAGACCCCATCAATAGAG ACAAAAGGACTGGACGAGGACAGTGAAGCCATGCTGTTAACCGCCCTGACGGAGATCCTCGACAACGTTGATGATGAAAACCTATCCCCGTTTGACACACTACCTGAGTCTGAGCTGCTGACGGCACACAAGGGCAGGGAACACTCTCCG CTCAGAAGATTACTGTGTGTGCCCCTGTCCCCTTCAGAGAAGGACTCTTTCAGTACAAGACCCCAGTCAACTGGAAAG AACCTCCCTAGAATACCAATGGATTCACTACAGAGAAGCGACGGAGAGGAAGAGGACGCAAGCTCGCTCACTCTGAGCCCGGGAAGGCACGGTTTACCTCTAGACTGGGAAGGATTGGCCCTCCCGCTTCCTGTCACCTTTGAGCAGGAGAGCGACAACGGTCTTCCAGTCAGCCTCGGGGACTTTGTCAGACACATGCACCCGTACTGCATGGCCCTTTGTGTGGAGAATGATGGGGGGGTGCAGATGTTGCCAGAAGGGGGCATCTTGCTTGAGGTGGTGAATCAAGGGGAAAATGGAGAGCCTATCCTGGCTGTCCCAGACATGGGCCTTCAAGGTCCTCCACCACTCGATAAGTTTGCAGGGGACGAAGACGTAGCCTCTGACACGTCTGAGCATATTGTTGTTGACGACGATGATGTTGTCAATGTGCTATGTAAGGCTCCAGTAAATACTCAAAGTACCTGTTCTGATAAGGTGATTAACACTCAGAAGAAAGAGACCATAGCCAGAGTACCCTcccgtaaaaaaaagaaaaagaagaaacaatGCCCTCCCGATCCTGTCGGGGGGAGGGTTCTGAGAAGTGCCGCTGTGAGAAATCCAACAGAAGAATTACCCCAAAAACCTAAAAAGAAGCGAATccataaagaaaagaaaaacaaaatcacAAAAGCTTCAGTTGCTCCTGTACCTGCTGCTGTGAAACCTGTGAAAATAAGTTGCCAAAGTAAAACCCAAGTGGAACTCAATAGCCGAGAAACAAGTGTTACAGCTGCTACGTTTGTGAGACCTAAACAGGAAACTGGTCCAACAAAAGCTGGTGTTCCTGAAAGTCCAGTCACCTCCCAACAATCTAAAGAAATGGCTCAACCAGTATCCCAAGCCCCCAGTGAGCACTCCAGCCCACCACCATTGGTGTGTCCAAGCTGCCCTGCATCTGCTTTCAACAGCCCTGCACTGACTGTGAATGAGCCCCTCCCCCCGGTGACCCCTGCGCTTCCAGAGCCAAAGCCCAAGTCCCTCAGTTTAGCCGAGTATCGACAACTCAGACTGCAGAAGAAGCCCGTGTTGGTGGAAAAGCAAGGCGACAACAGCACCAAGTGGCCCAGCCTTCCGGAGCCCCCCAAACAACTGACCCCTATACCCTGCCTGCCTGACCCCAACCCCAAGGATCTTCGGCGGTCCACCGCCCAGGCTGTGAGGGACGTGGTCGATATTAAACCTGCCTGGCAACCGCGGGGACCCTGTGCCCCGCCCACCCCCGAGGCACTGTTGGTGCCACCAGCCTACATGGTTAAATCAGCCAACAAATCTGTTACCGCTGTTTCTAAACAATCACAAGAGTCACAAGCACTCTCACCACCACAAAAATCTTTAGTTAGTACACCTGATCTTGTCACCCCCCAGCCTCACACTTCTAAATGCCAATCTGTGATGCAATCACCTGACATTAAGACTGTGCCTAAACTTTCCGATGCGCCGTTTGGTAAAATCTCTCCTCCAACCAATTCTGAGATGGCGTGCTCTGCTGTAGTTCCTGTCCCACAGAAGACCCCCGTTATCCAGAATGCGCCAGAGCTCGTACTTACCACTCCTACCTCTTTAAACGACCTCAGCACATCTGCAAAGTTCCCGGCAATTAATGCCAAACATTGCTCCGCTCCCTCCTTGGCCTCAAAGATTCTTAGACCACAGGCTGCTGTGCTTAAAGCAAATAAGAGCGTGACTACACCAGTGGAACCTCGAACAGCAAAGAGCCCCACACAGGAGTTGATTGAGTCCTTCACCAGTGAGATAG GTATAGAAGCTGCTGATCTGACCAGCCTGTTGGAGCAGTTTGAGGAAACACAAG CTAAAGAGCAGCAAAGTGTACCGGAGGTCTGTGGTAGAGCAGCAGCTGTAGGAAACTCGAG TGCTGAATTTGCACGTGAAAGAACTGTCGTGGAGCGTGTCCGAGCCAATGATCTCTCAAGCCCTGcag ccCTCACTCCTCCAGCCACTCCTCCACACCAGATGTGGAAACCTCTGGCTCCTGTGGCTCTATTGGGGAAGACCAAAGTTCCACTCTCCAAGACCAGCCCCTCCAAGGCTATTCAGATAGATGCCCGCCCTTTGCCATCGTCCAGATTTCACAGCAAGCCTACCACAGCTGCTGCCCCCGTCTCACTCGATGCGGTGTGCATGGACCACGACTACTGCCTTCCCAGCAAAGGCAATGACGAGCCGGGCAAGCGTTGGAATGTCAAACAGCAGACTTTCATCACAATCAAACCCATCAAGCCCCCTGCTGCTGCCACTACAGTCACGCTGGAAGACGCCTCCCAGTCCAACACCCAAGCACCAGAAGCTCTGGGGAATGGGGTGGAGGGCTCCTCTGTTCTGGAGACTCCGGAAGCCTCTCCAGCTTGGCAGCAGAACGAATCCACCTTCAAAGAAAGCACCACCAGGAAGGGGCATTTTGAGAGGTCGTATGGCTGTCACGCTGCCTCTTGCACCCCCAGCCCCACCTCAAGCACCAAAGAGAGGGGGAGAAAACGAAGAGTCCGACGTTCTCCGTCTGTGTCCAGCAGCTTAGAATCCGACTCCCATTCCTCTCGATCTCGGTCTAGATCCCACTCACCACCCAAGAAAAG GTATCGTCACCGCCGCTCTCGAGGCAGATCCAGCTCCACCTCGCGTTCCTCTTCTCGGTCCTCTGTGTCCTGCTCACCCCCGAGGAGGAGAAGGTACTCGTATTCCTCCTCTCACTCTGGCTCCTGGAGTCGCTCCAGATCGCGGTCACAATCTCCTGAGAGATGTGCGACGTGGGGTCGAAACGGAAGATTGTACAG CCCCTCGTGTCGAAATACTTATGGACACCGGGAAAATACAGAGGATATAAAGAGACGCAAGGAAAAAGCCATT GAAGAGCGACGGGTTGTTTACATTGGTCGTATTCGGGGCACAATGACCCAAAGGGAGCTCAGAGAGCGTTTCTCTTATTTTGGCAAGGTGGAGGATTGTACTCTGCACTTTAGGGACCACGG GGATAACTACGGGTTTGTGACTTACTACAACACCAAGGATGCGTTCACCGCCATCGAGAACGGAAGCAAACTTCGCAAGCCGGACGAGCTGCCGTTTGACCTCTGTTTTGGTGGGAGGAGACAGTTTTGCAAGACGGGCTATTCTGACCTGG ATTCCAACAGGGACTATGAGCCACTATCTACAAAAAGCAAGGCGAAGACACTAGACTTCGACACTTTACTGAAGCAGGCCCAGCAGAGTCTGAAGAGGTAA
- the pprc1 gene encoding peroxisome proliferator-activated receptor gamma coactivator-related protein 1 isoform X2, with protein MAARWGAGEETLTACTMDYFPLDTLCETAELCSGGPLEGFQSCLDLSIFDETPSIETKGLDEDSEAMLLTALTEILDNVDDENLSPFDTLPESELLTAHKGREHSPLRRLLCVPLSPSEKDSFSTRPQSTGKNLPRIPMDSLQRSDGEEEDASSLTLSPGRHGLPLDWEGLALPLPVTFEQESDNGLPVSLGDFVRHMHPYCMALCVENDGGVQMLPEGGILLEVVNQGENGEPILAVPDMGLQGPPPLDKFAGDEDVASDTSEHIVVDDDDVVNVLCKAPVNTQSTCSDKVINTQKKETIARVPSRKKKKKKKQCPPDPVGGRVLRSAAVRNPTEELPQKPKKKRIHKEKKNKITKASVAPVPAAVKPVKISCQSKTQVELNSRETSVTAATFVRPKQETGPTKAGVPESPVTSQQSKEMAQPVSQAPSEHSSPPPLVCPSCPASAFNSPALTVNEPLPPVTPALPEPKPKSLSLAEYRQLRLQKKPVLVEKQGDNSTKWPSLPEPPKQLTPIPCLPDPNPKDLRRSTAQAVRDVVDIKPAWQPRGPCAPPTPEALLVPPAYMVKSANKSVTAVSKQSQESQALSPPQKSLVSTPDLVTPQPHTSKCQSVMQSPDIKTVPKLSDAPFGKISPPTNSEMACSAVVPVPQKTPVIQNAPELVLTTPTSLNDLSTSAKFPAINAKHCSAPSLASKILRPQAAVLKANKSVTTPVEPRTAKSPTQELIESFTSEIGIEAADLTSLLEQFEETQAKEQQSVPEVCGRAAAVGNSSAEFARERTVVERVRANDLSSPAALTPPATPPHQMWKPLAPVALLGKTKVPLSKTSPSKAIQIDARPLPSSRFHSKPTTAAAPVSLDAVCMDHDYCLPSKGNDEPGKRWNVKQQTFITIKPIKPPAAATTVTLEDASQSNTQAPEALGNGVEGSSVLETPEASPAWQQNESTFKESTTRKGHFERSYGCHAASCTPSPTSSTKERGRKRRVRRSPSVSSSLESDSHSSRSRSRSHSPPKKRYRHRRSRGRSSSTSRSSSRSSVSCSPPRRRRYSYSSSHSGSWSRSRSRSQSPERCATWGRNGRLYSPSCRNTYGHRENTEDIKRRKEKAIG; from the exons ATGGCGGCGCGGTGGGGCGCAGGCGAGGAGACTTTAACCGCTTGCACTATGGATTATTTCCCCCTGGACACACTCTGCGAG ACTGCTGAGTTGTGCTCTGGAGGACCGCTGGAGGGTTTCCAAAGCTGCTTAGACCTTTCCATCTTTGACGAGACCCCATCAATAGAG ACAAAAGGACTGGACGAGGACAGTGAAGCCATGCTGTTAACCGCCCTGACGGAGATCCTCGACAACGTTGATGATGAAAACCTATCCCCGTTTGACACACTACCTGAGTCTGAGCTGCTGACGGCACACAAGGGCAGGGAACACTCTCCG CTCAGAAGATTACTGTGTGTGCCCCTGTCCCCTTCAGAGAAGGACTCTTTCAGTACAAGACCCCAGTCAACTGGAAAG AACCTCCCTAGAATACCAATGGATTCACTACAGAGAAGCGACGGAGAGGAAGAGGACGCAAGCTCGCTCACTCTGAGCCCGGGAAGGCACGGTTTACCTCTAGACTGGGAAGGATTGGCCCTCCCGCTTCCTGTCACCTTTGAGCAGGAGAGCGACAACGGTCTTCCAGTCAGCCTCGGGGACTTTGTCAGACACATGCACCCGTACTGCATGGCCCTTTGTGTGGAGAATGATGGGGGGGTGCAGATGTTGCCAGAAGGGGGCATCTTGCTTGAGGTGGTGAATCAAGGGGAAAATGGAGAGCCTATCCTGGCTGTCCCAGACATGGGCCTTCAAGGTCCTCCACCACTCGATAAGTTTGCAGGGGACGAAGACGTAGCCTCTGACACGTCTGAGCATATTGTTGTTGACGACGATGATGTTGTCAATGTGCTATGTAAGGCTCCAGTAAATACTCAAAGTACCTGTTCTGATAAGGTGATTAACACTCAGAAGAAAGAGACCATAGCCAGAGTACCCTcccgtaaaaaaaagaaaaagaagaaacaatGCCCTCCCGATCCTGTCGGGGGGAGGGTTCTGAGAAGTGCCGCTGTGAGAAATCCAACAGAAGAATTACCCCAAAAACCTAAAAAGAAGCGAATccataaagaaaagaaaaacaaaatcacAAAAGCTTCAGTTGCTCCTGTACCTGCTGCTGTGAAACCTGTGAAAATAAGTTGCCAAAGTAAAACCCAAGTGGAACTCAATAGCCGAGAAACAAGTGTTACAGCTGCTACGTTTGTGAGACCTAAACAGGAAACTGGTCCAACAAAAGCTGGTGTTCCTGAAAGTCCAGTCACCTCCCAACAATCTAAAGAAATGGCTCAACCAGTATCCCAAGCCCCCAGTGAGCACTCCAGCCCACCACCATTGGTGTGTCCAAGCTGCCCTGCATCTGCTTTCAACAGCCCTGCACTGACTGTGAATGAGCCCCTCCCCCCGGTGACCCCTGCGCTTCCAGAGCCAAAGCCCAAGTCCCTCAGTTTAGCCGAGTATCGACAACTCAGACTGCAGAAGAAGCCCGTGTTGGTGGAAAAGCAAGGCGACAACAGCACCAAGTGGCCCAGCCTTCCGGAGCCCCCCAAACAACTGACCCCTATACCCTGCCTGCCTGACCCCAACCCCAAGGATCTTCGGCGGTCCACCGCCCAGGCTGTGAGGGACGTGGTCGATATTAAACCTGCCTGGCAACCGCGGGGACCCTGTGCCCCGCCCACCCCCGAGGCACTGTTGGTGCCACCAGCCTACATGGTTAAATCAGCCAACAAATCTGTTACCGCTGTTTCTAAACAATCACAAGAGTCACAAGCACTCTCACCACCACAAAAATCTTTAGTTAGTACACCTGATCTTGTCACCCCCCAGCCTCACACTTCTAAATGCCAATCTGTGATGCAATCACCTGACATTAAGACTGTGCCTAAACTTTCCGATGCGCCGTTTGGTAAAATCTCTCCTCCAACCAATTCTGAGATGGCGTGCTCTGCTGTAGTTCCTGTCCCACAGAAGACCCCCGTTATCCAGAATGCGCCAGAGCTCGTACTTACCACTCCTACCTCTTTAAACGACCTCAGCACATCTGCAAAGTTCCCGGCAATTAATGCCAAACATTGCTCCGCTCCCTCCTTGGCCTCAAAGATTCTTAGACCACAGGCTGCTGTGCTTAAAGCAAATAAGAGCGTGACTACACCAGTGGAACCTCGAACAGCAAAGAGCCCCACACAGGAGTTGATTGAGTCCTTCACCAGTGAGATAG GTATAGAAGCTGCTGATCTGACCAGCCTGTTGGAGCAGTTTGAGGAAACACAAG CTAAAGAGCAGCAAAGTGTACCGGAGGTCTGTGGTAGAGCAGCAGCTGTAGGAAACTCGAG TGCTGAATTTGCACGTGAAAGAACTGTCGTGGAGCGTGTCCGAGCCAATGATCTCTCAAGCCCTGcag ccCTCACTCCTCCAGCCACTCCTCCACACCAGATGTGGAAACCTCTGGCTCCTGTGGCTCTATTGGGGAAGACCAAAGTTCCACTCTCCAAGACCAGCCCCTCCAAGGCTATTCAGATAGATGCCCGCCCTTTGCCATCGTCCAGATTTCACAGCAAGCCTACCACAGCTGCTGCCCCCGTCTCACTCGATGCGGTGTGCATGGACCACGACTACTGCCTTCCCAGCAAAGGCAATGACGAGCCGGGCAAGCGTTGGAATGTCAAACAGCAGACTTTCATCACAATCAAACCCATCAAGCCCCCTGCTGCTGCCACTACAGTCACGCTGGAAGACGCCTCCCAGTCCAACACCCAAGCACCAGAAGCTCTGGGGAATGGGGTGGAGGGCTCCTCTGTTCTGGAGACTCCGGAAGCCTCTCCAGCTTGGCAGCAGAACGAATCCACCTTCAAAGAAAGCACCACCAGGAAGGGGCATTTTGAGAGGTCGTATGGCTGTCACGCTGCCTCTTGCACCCCCAGCCCCACCTCAAGCACCAAAGAGAGGGGGAGAAAACGAAGAGTCCGACGTTCTCCGTCTGTGTCCAGCAGCTTAGAATCCGACTCCCATTCCTCTCGATCTCGGTCTAGATCCCACTCACCACCCAAGAAAAG GTATCGTCACCGCCGCTCTCGAGGCAGATCCAGCTCCACCTCGCGTTCCTCTTCTCGGTCCTCTGTGTCCTGCTCACCCCCGAGGAGGAGAAGGTACTCGTATTCCTCCTCTCACTCTGGCTCCTGGAGTCGCTCCAGATCGCGGTCACAATCTCCTGAGAGATGTGCGACGTGGGGTCGAAACGGAAGATTGTACAG CCCCTCGTGTCGAAATACTTATGGACACCGGGAAAATACAGAGGATATAAAGAGACGCAAGGAAAAAGCCATT GGATAA